The Gopherus evgoodei ecotype Sinaloan lineage chromosome 20, rGopEvg1_v1.p, whole genome shotgun sequence nucleotide sequence TGGCCAGAGAGTCTCTCTCAAATAAAATAGTCCTAGCAATGACCAGGCCTGGGCACAAACAAGAATATGGACTGTATCACTGTGCACGCTCAGGAAGGAGAGGTGCTCTCCTCTTCCGGTCTGCAGAAtcactcctccttcctccctgcagaaATGGTTGATTTTGTCCATCACTCCACAGAGATGGAGCCTTTTCTTGGGCCTCTCCGTGTTTCTCCAGCTTTTTCCGTTTTTggactgtaaaaatgaaaaagatccACGGCAATGAACAGGATGACTGTCAAAATAAAAAAGgtttaccaaaaaaaacaaaaaaagccccaaCAACCCATCCCACCAATGAGATTTGCCTTCCTTGCTAATCCTCCAAGACAACAATCTCTACATTGTGCACCTGGTGCTGATGGTCCTCAACCTCTGCCATCACTTTCTCCTCTGTCCTCAGCTCAGTTTCCAGAATCACAGCTTTGCCCTCTGATTCCTCAGTCTCTGCTTCAGGATCTGGTGCTGGGTCTATCTCTATGATGGTCTGTCCATCTTCTGAGGTGCCCTCAACAGCTTGGATGGTAGAGGTCAGGCCAGACTCCATGGCCACCAGTTCCACAGGGTTCACCACTGTGGCCACGTTAGCCAGGCCACCGCTGTCCTGCATAGCAGCTGAGCTCAGCAGGGCCAAGCTCGAGGACGGATGAAGGGTTACAGTGTCAGATGAACTGGACTTGGAGGAAGACACCACGGTGGCATATCGGAAGAGCTGTGAGGATGGCAAGGTGTGAAGAGTCACTGGGCTGGATCCCTGGCTGATGGTTGCCACCGGAATGTTGCCCACTGAGAATTGCTGTCCCATAGGGGCAATGGCAATGGGTGAGATGACTGTGAACTGAGGCTGCTGGACGGGGGTGGAGGGACTCAAGACTGTGGCTGAGGCCGGGCGCTGCAGACGAGGTCTCTTAGGGGGTTTTGGAGCACTGACCGGCATCAGCACTACGTTCTGGATCGTCTGAGACTTTATCTTCTGATCCCTGgcgagcttcttctgctcctccagctggcgTTCCAGGTCTGCAAGAAGAATTACAATGCAGCATATTCAGATAAATCTTGAGTCACTGAAAACAGAGGGAGATACTAAAAGGGACTCCACAGAATCAGCAACAGCTGGTGCcacatattatttattttgcagcgAGGCATCTCAGATGTCCAATCAGGTGTTTCTCCTCAATCCACTTCGGACAAAACTTTGTTCAAGACCAGGGCCGGACTGACTATGGCCCTGCAGCTTCAGCAACCATTCACACCTGTGCAGAGTGAAGGCAGAACACTCCCTTTCTGATCTGGTAGCTTTTTACACCCACACTGCATTTGTGTAAATGGCTGCACAAGGTGCAATGCAATGGAGAATTAAGGACCAAGGTCCTTGGGATTCCCCTTGTCTCCTCATTCTGGAGTGGTTATCTACCTCTACTTATCTGCTCACAGCCTTGTTTTCACTGCCGAGAAGATGGGTGCCATTGCTGCACATGCCTGTTCCAGCTAGGAGAGACCGCGGCAGCGAGTGCCATCTCCTGAGCTCAGTTGGGTGCCATCTCAGGATGGATGGCATTCATGAGCTGTCGCAGGGACTGGGAGTCCCAAGGCCACTCCTGAAGCTGGGTCTCCAGCACAAACAGATCTCAGATAAGGATCTTTGGGGGATATAACTGAAAATAAGAAGAGGAAGCATCAGCCATAGTGGAGCAGATCAGAAGTCCAGCAAGGCCAGTATCCTTCCCTCAGCAGAGGGCATACCTAATATTAAACACTCCCTAACACCCTGGCCAACGGTTCATTGCTACACAAGGGACTTTGGGGGATTCCTACCTGATCCCTAGAATGGATGGAGATTCAAGTGCACGTGTTTCATGATCTAGAATGTCAATAATTTGCAGTGAAACGGGATAACACACCAGTTGCGTGCTGGTGtatggaaaaaaaagacaaatttagGTTTTAAATAAAGGGAGCAACATATTGCTTTGCATTTCTTCAATGTGAAATAGGAAAACACACGAGTCACATCAGCTCTAGAGAGCTGTGATGGGACACCAGGTTTCACTAACAAAGAATTTCCCAGGCATTGACCATACCTGCTAAAGTATAAAGAAACTGCTCTTCTCCCTGCTCCGTTTGGCTTTTCCTGTTGTCCAAAACTTTCTTGACTGTGTCCATCAAGCCAAAAGTGTGGGCCACATTATTCAGGACTGCAGCATCTGCAAGGAAACCCCACATGTGTGAGTGCTTAAAATTCCTTAGACAGCCTGAGCTTCCAGTCAAGGAGCCAGACAGGTGAGATTGATTTATTTATGCCTAAAATCCTTTAGTGCTGTCTGTTAAAAATTCTTAATTTTTCCAGAGTGCAATTCCAGGAGTGCTGGCTGGGGAGGGCATTCTCATCCCCGTGGACATCCAATGATGGAAAAACTCTGTTcgtaccaaaataaataaaacaaagaccCAGTGCTCAAGCAGCTCCGAATAGCTGCAAATTAAAGCATCATCTGTATATGCAAATATGCTGTTAGACTACCCCCTACAATTTTTCTGCCCATAATGTTCGCAGTGTCATTAGTGCTTCAGCAATAATGAAGGTTGCACAAGTTTTTCCATTACATACAACTTTCTGAAACTGTCATCCATCTGCCCAAAGGCGAATGAAAAAGACTAAAACAAAATATGGGTTTAAGTAAAAAGAGGATTTGACGCCAGGAGAGGATTTTGTGAGTAGGAAAGGGCCAATTTTCCCTTCCCGTCTCTGACCATAGCCACTTTTTCAGTAATCCTTTAATATCAACACGGAGGCTGCTGGCCTCCCACCCACCTGTGATCTGGAAGGGAGACTGGCCGAGCCTCTGCTGGACACCTTTCAGCACCTCTTCTATCTCTTTCTGGATGTTGCAGACGACCTCTTCCATCAGCCCCACGTCGGCTATTCCTTTCCAGAACATCAGCGTGTCCTCTGGCACAGGAAGAgacaggagggagaagaattcgACACGTACAAGCATTTGGCATTTTCCCGCAAGGCTACATTAAAACCGTTCCAAGAGCAGCGCGCTGTCATGCAGCAGTAACTTTGGAAGTCGGCTTCTAATCTGGCCATCAGGGCGGACATGACAtgcaaaaaacagaaacaaacaaacaaaaaatggatCTGGGAAGTAAACATCACTAGTGAGGACTTTCATACAGCTTACGACTTTAAGAGCAGCACTTCACTACCTCTGCCTGTCTGCACAAGATACAGAGTCTATGGTCTTCACCTGCTGGCCTGGGGAACTCTGCCTAAGCTTCTGGACAGGTATGAGGAGGGCCAGTGAAGCACCTGTAACAATAGTGCAGGGAGAAAGTGGATGGCTCAGAGAACTGGTAAGAAGCTATGGAGGGCTTTGCCTCTGGGTCAGTAGTCTGAATCCAGCCATGGCCAATAGCGACTGAATGTGAAGTTGTTCACTGGCCTGTGGAAAATGAGTGGGTGGCCTCTATCCAGTTTCTGTCTATTTCATAAAGAGTTACCATATCGTAACAGGCACTAACTGACCTGCTTGgtcatctcagcagagaggccaaggactgaatgggctttAGAGACTGAACTCACCCTTACTTACAGTAGGGGGCACCATGTGTgtttgcaggggagaggggaaactTGCACGACTGCTGCCTATGTCATACCTGTTCTGAGGACATTAGTCTCCCAGGCTGTATATCTGGAACCTTTCATCAGCCTTAAATTCACTCAGAAAATTTGGATGGTTGGCGGAGAATAGCCTAAAGATAGTATGAACTTACCCGAAATCTCCTCTGTGTCCTTCTTGATGCCCTCCTCAGTGGCCATGGTGACAGCAGCTGTCAGAGCAGAGTTCCATTCAATCCCTTCCTCCATGCTCTCCTCGGACAATGCAATTTGGGTGATGCTCCCTGCAAAAGGATCCAGAAACGGAGGCTTCAGCTCTCTCGACAGCATCAGGAATTTCATGCTCCAATCAGCAGTTTTACTTTCCACTCCCCCAGTATTTTTCACTCTCTGTCAGGCTATTTGTATCTATAAACCAAACTAGCAAAAAGCAGATGTTGTTTGTCATCAGTGGAACCATATCTATGAAATGCACTAGGGTTGGTGGATGGAAAGCTGCTCCCTGTCCAAACAGTTAAACAGAGACCCATCCTGGTGTAAAAGTAGCAGAAGGGATCAGAATAAAGGAGGAAACTTAAGGAGCAAATTGGTCAGTCATTCCCCTGCCTTGTCACATTGGGAACACAGGACTGTCCATATCGGATCAGAGCACTGGTCTATCCTGACTGGCATCATACCTCACACACTGGCTGTCACTTCGGACTTAGAGGAAAGTAACCTAACCAATTGTATCATAATGTACAAGGGGAGGAAATCTTCCTGACTTCTGCAAAAGATTGGCTTATGTCCCGAAGTATGAGATTTGATCAGCCTTATTTCAGCACTCATAGTTAAAATGCTATTGGTCATTCAAAGCCTCCACCCAGAGTAATTGCTTCGTTGACTTTCTAAACAACATTAAACTTGGAAgcacttttgtttttcatttttattctgaGTAGCAGCCTGAAATGGCAGCACCACTGCAGATGCCATGCATTACGTATGTAAATGGTACCAAACGCCAAGGTGTAGGGTTACCAACTACTGCATCTGGAAAACAGGACAAACTGGTAAGGCTGCAGGTGGAAATACGTTGCCAGAAGTAGAAGTGGGAGCCAGATCCCGGCTGGCTGGGGTTTTAATattccatttgtttatttttcagagtaaaaaAAGCCACCAGAAATCCAAAATACTCCCTTTCACATGACCGTCTACTAGGCCTGCAAATAGGACATGCGTCAGGAAAACCACTGCAAGCAGGTGTCTTTCAACTGTTTTTTCATGAGCTCTTTTGTGTTCCACACCCAAGTACTTTAGAACAGAGATTGCCAAGAGGTCAGTTACCAGCAGTTTTCCGTTGGGTCCCAAAGCACCACCAGTGAATTGCTGGCTGCTCGCCAGCCCATGTACAGTTCATTGCTAGATCCCACTGATCCCCACTTCCAGCCGATGCAACAGGAAGCTTCACCCCTCCCAGGAATCTTTTGAAACAGCTTGGGTGCAAGTAAAAAGTAATCTGAGATATGGGACTGCAAAATGAGAAAGTGGTGGTGCACTGCACTAGGACATTGcacacagaaaacaaacagaGACAACTGGACAGTCTCAGGGAACAGGAGGCAGGAGGGAAGTGCTACAGGGTAACACACGGCATTTCTAGCTGGCTTTGTACCCTACCATCAGCTGATGTGGGCGTCTGCACCACACTTGTCTGTTGCCCTGGCACCGGTGCTCTGGCACTGCTGATCAGGAGATCAAATTTGGTGCTTCGACAGGTGTTGGTGCAAACCTTGTCGTGCTGGTAGAAGTCGATTTGCCCAGAGTCCATCATCTTCCTGTGCACAGAATGGGGAGAGAACTATGCAATGAACTCAGCTTGGGGCAGAAAGAGGTCAGAGGGACAGCTATGACCgcatggggaggaggaagaacaaGAAACCCGTGTGCCCTCATGACTCCCCCACAAGATCTTAACTGAAAAACAGTGCCCCTCATTGCTCCATTCTCCAACTTTGTATACACAGTTCTGGCCCTGTGACAGTACCCTTATACCCCATTAAATACCATACAACCCTACCTGTATATGTTCACCACATAATCTCTGGGAtgtaaggtgaaatcctggtgccagtgacaaaactcccattgacttcaagtgggGCCAGGATCTCACCCTAAAGGTCCTGCAAGCTGCGGGCCATCCATATTATAAGTGATTTGCTGTTCCATCCACTTTTTCTTGATAAGAGATTTGACAGGCACGTATTGAAGACACAGAGGCAGATGAAATGTCTGCACAGGATTCTATCGTTGCACTGAGGAAGTGCTGAAGCTGGCTACCATGGTGGACAGTCATACCTCAACATGATTCCTCCAAGGCGAATGGCTCTCTTCCAGTCCTTCAGGGTAGACTTGCCAGCCAAATGAACAAAGTGCTTAGGGCTGATCAACTGGtcattaaactaaaaaaaacaacaacaaaaaagaattcAGCCAGGCAGAAGACAGATCAACAAAGCCAGGAGGGAACGTTATTTTATGTTAGGACACTCCACAACCAGAAACCATTGGTCAGTTcttctagcccaatatcctgtctctagcAGTAGCTTCAGCTGAAGGAGACTGCCACCTCCCAATAATGTACTTAACCGGCAATGCAACAGTGGGTGGCTATTGGGAGCAGTTCCTTCCTGAACCCCTTCCTGGAGATCATTTTACACCCTGAAGCATGTGATTTGATACAAATGTAGAAGAAAATCCAGCACATTTACAGGGATGTTCTGACTTCTCAGCAGGTGGCCCAAACAGATCAAGCCCAAAGCACTTTCCCGAGCACTTTTCAATGCTGCCTTAAAGGTAGTTTTACAGTCCATGAACAATATTCCTACCATAAACAGGTGCAATTACTTTTAAAGCCGGTGGTAGTTGCTCCCATTTactcatagattcacagattctatgGCCAGAatggaccagtgtgatcatccaGTTTGACTTCCTGTCTAATGCTGGCCAcgtaacttccccaaaataattcctagagcagagcttttagaaaaacatccaatcttgattttaaaaaaattgacagtgatgaagaatccaccatgacctttggtaaattgctccaatggctaattaccctcgctattaaacatttacaccttatttccactatgaatttgtctagcttcaacttccagccattggatcatgttagaccttcctctgcgaGACTGAACAACATAACCTTTCATACCAAAATCAGAGAACTCAGATGCGCTGACATACACCTTGGGCTAACTCACTGGCTTTTCTGGGTTGCATGCAACAAAGAATTCGGTTTGGCATATGCTGTATGGTAATAAGGCCtgtccttgctcccactgaagtcactgaacgtgctaccattgaattcaatgacaCAGCATTAGGTTAATAACTAACAATATATTTGAGAGAAGAACCACAACCAAAGCTCCATAAACAAACTTCAGATGCAGATATAGGTTTAGATCTGAGTTTGCAGCAGAAATCTCAATCTGTAGTGGCCTGTATCAGAACAACAAACCTAAACACCTGGAACTTTGGAAAAGTTTGCACCCCAAGTTCAAGAACATTTAGATTTGGATCTACCTGTAATAAAGATCCAAACCAACCTGGATCTGGATTCAGAGTCTGGAATCAGAGGACTTGCCTCTCTTTAAAATTAAGGTATCTATTCAACATGCAAATTAAAATACTAAAATGGTCAGTGTAAATAAAACCTGATTTAATCGTTTGTTTGACTTTTAGCCCATCTTCTGACCTGCTTCCATTAATTCCTTCATCCTCCTAGTTATAAAGTGATGAGTGCTTTAaaaggaatgtttaaaaaaattaccctTTTGGCCACCCTTAAATCATACTTCTAATCCTTTAACTCCCTTAATTAAATACATGGCAGTTTAAAGTGATGCACACATCTTATATACACTAGGCTGAATTAGCTCTATGTGTCAAATGACACTGCACCATCTGTGTGGCGTGAGCATTTTGCTTGGGAAATACCCTCAACTTTACCTCGCACCAATAATTTAGACATGCCCTCCTAAAAGCCAAGCAGTAAAACATTGAAGCCACAAAGTGCACATCAGCTGCAGGAACCAAGAAGCTCTGCACTCAGCGTTTCTGGCCTGCAGGATTTGCGTGAACATACAGATGCGCACACTGGCATTAACCTCAATAGCTTATCACATTGCCAGCTGGGGGACCCGACAGCAGGTTCCCTTTCCCCAGCCAGCATGTCAGGAATGGAATGCTTGCGGGGGGCCTGCACTACTTCAGGAATATTCCCCAATGATAGGTGTGACCCTAAGAACCCTTCAAAGCCAAGCGGCAAAGGGTCCACTGTTGTGTAACAGCAACTCCTATCAGACCCGACAACCTTACTATACCTAACACACGGCTGTCATAGTATGTATCCCAAAAGGGTCATGGAGGTGTCTAATAAAAGCTTATAACATACTGAGCCTCATACTGTGAGATGTATGTACTGATCATATTTAAGGAGTTGTGTATATGTACCTAAAATACATTTTAGAGCCTTTGTCCCAGGCAGTGTTGACACACaggttttgccagacaaaagggtGTGTATTCACCTATCTGCCTAGGTTCATATGTAGATTAAGCCAAGACAATGGATGCATGTTTTGCACATGGATAAGGATATGAAGGCAACTTGGAGCCAGTACACCAGGAAAGGAACCACAGAGGTCGTCCTGATTCCGGAGCAAAAAAACAATGAATTTTGGGAAATATAaggagaggcaaaaaagcattttGTTATCCAATCACTAAGGAAAACCCCTGGCAGAGAGCGCTTCATGAATATTTGCATCCTGGTTTGTCTTAAATTAGCTAGCGCTGCAAAAGACTGACCCATTGGGGGGAAATCGACTTGATTATATAGAAAAGGGAACCATTAACAAGAGTAGACCCAGACTgcgttttattattttgttttatatgttatTAGTTCTGTTTCGATTATCCTTACTCACTGTCTCCTAAATCTCAGCCTTTGATTACACACTGACTTttttctctataaatatatctcagtgctgtgatgttaTATTGGAGCTGATCCGCAGCTGACTCAAACTGATGTGAGCCCTGTTCCTCTGGGGCCATATTACCTGGTATTTTCTGTGAGTATCCATAGGCAGGGGCTGTATACTACAGGACATGGTTTCAGAGGGGCTCAGAtacacctattgttaacctgcaaggcaaagtgaaGGCTGGCAGAGCCTGAGGAGATTGTTTGGGCGGCTAACAGACTCTTGGAGCTGATGCCCACTTAAGCACCAgcaagtctctctcacacacacagtcctgcgCACCCCTAGAAACCATCACAACATGGCTCTAAGGGAATGtgatggaagaaaagaaagaaaaagcaggaCTTTAAACAGGGATCAATAGCGACTCAGAAAGAAAATGGGGCTGAGAACCCTCCACCCTGAGATTCTCCCTGAAAATCTGCTCATAGTCTTGCCTCTGACAGAGACAAAAACAACCCCCATGTTTGTGGCCCTGCATGCTGCCTAAGCAAATTTAACAAACTCCAGTGTGGAGAGCCAGATGaaattgagagagaaagagagagaaaaaaaataccctGGAAGAAAGAAGATGACCTGCCACAGTCTCAGCTTCAGAGAGGGGATCTGCAAAGGCAATCGGGCTACTCTATAGcaaacaagcagcaaagaatcctgtggcaccttatagactaacagacgttttggagcatgagctttcgtggctgaatacccacttcctcagatgcatgtaatggaaatatccaggggcaggtatatatatgtgtgctagcaagcaagctagagataacgaggtcagttcagtcagggaggatgaggccctgttctagcagttgaggtgtgaaaaacaagagaggagaaactggttctgtaattggcaagccattcacagtctttgttcaatcctgagctgatggtgtcaaatttgcagatgaactgaagctcagcagtttctccttgaagtctggtcctgaagttttttttgctgcaggatggccaccttaaggtctgctatagtgtggccagggaggttgaagtgctctcctacaggtttttgtatattgccattcctaatgtctgatttgtgtccatttatccttttccgtagagactgtccagtttggccgatgtacatagcagaggggcattgctggcatatgatggcgtatattacattggtggatgtgcaggtgaatgaaccagtgatggtgtggctgatctggttaggtcctgtgatggtgtcgctggtgtagatatgtgggcagagttggcatcgaggtttgttgcatggattggttcctgagcgagagttattatggtgtggtgtgcagttactggtgagaatatgtttcaggttggcaggttgtctgtgggcaaggattggcctgccacccaaggcctgtgaaagtgtgggatcattgtccaggatgggttgtagatccttgatgatgcgttggaggggttttagctgggggctgtatgtgatggccagtggagtcctgttggtttctctcttgggtttgtcttgcagtaggaggcttctgggtacacgtctggctctgttgatctgtttccttatttcctcatgcgggtattgtagttttgagaatgcttggtggagattttgtaggtgttggtctctgtctgaggggttagagcagatgcggttgtacctcagtgcttggctatagacaatggatcgtgtgatgtgcccgggatggaagctggaggcatgaaggtaggcatagcggtcggtgggttttcgatatagggtggtgttaatgtgaccatcacttatttgcaccgtggtgtcaagaaagtggacctcccgtgtagattggtccaggctgaggttgatggtggggtggaagctgttgaaatcatggtggaatttttccagagtctccttcccatgggtccagatgatgaagatgccaacctgaaacatattctcaccagtaactgcacaccacaccataataactctcgctcaggaaccaatccatgcaacaaacctcaatgccaactctgcccatatatctacaccagcgacaccatcacaggacctaaccagatcagccacaccatcactggttcatt carries:
- the GMEB1 gene encoding glucocorticoid modulatory element-binding protein 1 isoform X4, yielding MANAEVSVPVGDVVVVPSEGNEGENPEDTKTQVILQLQPVQQGIYEEGSETSAAVVAVETHTIHKLEEGIDPSTIETNEEIEIAYPITCGESKAILLWKKFVCPGINVKCVKFNDQLISPKHFVHLAGKSTLKDWKRAIRLGGIMLRKMMDSGQIDFYQHDKVCTNTCRSTKFDLLISSARAPVPGQQTSVVQTPTSADGSITQIALSEESMEEGIEWNSALTAAVTMATEEGIKKDTEEISEDTLMFWKGIADVGLMEEVVCNIQKEIEEVLKGVQQRLGQSPFQITDAAVLNNVAHTFGLMDTVKKVLDNRKSQTEQGEEQFLYTLADLERQLEEQKKLARDQKIKSQTIQNVVLMPVSAPKPPKRPRLQRPASATVLSPSTPVQQPQFTVISPIAIAPMGQQFSVGNIPVATISQGSSPVTLHTLPSSQLFRYATVVSSSKSSSSDTVTLHPSSSLALLSSAAMQDSGGLANVATVVNPVELVAMESGLTSTIQAVEGTSEDGQTIIEIDPAPDPEAETEESEGKAVILETELRTEEKVMAEVEDHQHQVHNVEIVVLED
- the GMEB1 gene encoding glucocorticoid modulatory element-binding protein 1 isoform X1; the encoded protein is MANAEVSVPVGDVVVVPSEGNEGENPEDTKTQVILQLQPVQQGLFIDGHFYNRIYEEGSETSAAVVAVETHTIHKLEEGIDPSTIETNEEIEIAYPITCGESKAILLWKKFVCPGINVKCVKFNDQLISPKHFVHLAGKSTLKDWKRAIRLGGIMLRKMMDSGQIDFYQHDKVCTNTCRSTKFDLLISSARAPVPGQQTSVVQTPTSADGSITQIALSEESMEEGIEWNSALTAAVTMATEEGIKKDTEEISEDTLMFWKGIADVGLMEEVVCNIQKEIEEVLKGVQQRLGQSPFQITDAAVLNNVAHTFGLMDTVKKVLDNRKSQTEQGEEQFLYTLADLERQLEEQKKLARDQKIKSQTIQNVVLMPVSAPKPPKRPRLQRPASATVLSPSTPVQQPQFTVISPIAIAPMGQQFSVGNIPVATISQGSSPVTLHTLPSSQLFRYATVVSSSKSSSSDTVTLHPSSSLALLSSAAMQDSGGLANVATVVNPVELVAMESGLTSTIQAVEGTSEDGQTIIEIDPAPDPEAETEESEGKAVILETELRTEEKVMAEVEDHQHQSKNGKSWRNTERPKKRLHLCGVMDKINHFCREEGGVILQTGRGEHLSFLSVHSDTVHILVCAQAWSLLGLFYLRETLWPVTGALILLLEGVDYCFGGNRYLIFIFSQGREFCPTPHYQLCWYFAFGKEAATLTVVFIVPFPTPCGFFCFVLFCFLLCSPFPFPDLLAAKVLKLLLGSVTQILLLPFLVFSLPGLVSFFATGHCYKTLLASAWCIKEKNQCTGKNTALPLA
- the GMEB1 gene encoding glucocorticoid modulatory element-binding protein 1 isoform X3 codes for the protein MANAEVSVPVGDVVVVPSEGNEGENPEDTKTQVILQLQPVQQGLFIDGHFYNRIYEEGSETSAAVVAVETHTIHKLEEGIDPSTIETNEEIEIAYPITCGESKAILLWKKFVCPGINVKCVKFNDQLISPKHFVHLAGKSTLKDWKRAIRLGGIMLRKMMDSGQIDFYQHDKVCTNTCRSTKFDLLISSARAPVPGQQTSVVQTPTSADGSITQIALSEESMEEGIEWNSALTAAVTMATEEGIKKDTEEISEDTLMFWKGIADVGLMEEVVCNIQKEIEEVLKGVQQRLGQSPFQITDAAVLNNVAHTFGLMDTVKKVLDNRKSQTEQGEEQFLYTLADLERQLEEQKKLARDQKIKSQTIQNVVLMPVSAPKPPKRPRLQRPASATVLSPSTPVQQPQFTVISPIAIAPMGQQFSVGNIPVATISQGSSPVTLHTLPSSQLFRYATVVSSSKSSSSDTVTLHPSSSLALLSSAAMQDSGGLANVATVVNPVELVAMESGLTSTIQAVEGTSEDGQTIIEIDPAPDPEAETEESEGKAVILETELRTEEKVMAEVEDHQHQVHNVEIVVLED
- the GMEB1 gene encoding glucocorticoid modulatory element-binding protein 1 isoform X2; translated protein: MANAEVSVPVGDVVVVPSEGNEGENPEDTKTQVILQLQPVQQGIYEEGSETSAAVVAVETHTIHKLEEGIDPSTIETNEEIEIAYPITCGESKAILLWKKFVCPGINVKCVKFNDQLISPKHFVHLAGKSTLKDWKRAIRLGGIMLRKMMDSGQIDFYQHDKVCTNTCRSTKFDLLISSARAPVPGQQTSVVQTPTSADGSITQIALSEESMEEGIEWNSALTAAVTMATEEGIKKDTEEISEDTLMFWKGIADVGLMEEVVCNIQKEIEEVLKGVQQRLGQSPFQITDAAVLNNVAHTFGLMDTVKKVLDNRKSQTEQGEEQFLYTLADLERQLEEQKKLARDQKIKSQTIQNVVLMPVSAPKPPKRPRLQRPASATVLSPSTPVQQPQFTVISPIAIAPMGQQFSVGNIPVATISQGSSPVTLHTLPSSQLFRYATVVSSSKSSSSDTVTLHPSSSLALLSSAAMQDSGGLANVATVVNPVELVAMESGLTSTIQAVEGTSEDGQTIIEIDPAPDPEAETEESEGKAVILETELRTEEKVMAEVEDHQHQSKNGKSWRNTERPKKRLHLCGVMDKINHFCREEGGVILQTGRGEHLSFLSVHSDTVHILVCAQAWSLLGLFYLRETLWPVTGALILLLEGVDYCFGGNRYLIFIFSQGREFCPTPHYQLCWYFAFGKEAATLTVVFIVPFPTPCGFFCFVLFCFLLCSPFPFPDLLAAKVLKLLLGSVTQILLLPFLVFSLPGLVSFFATGHCYKTLLASAWCIKEKNQCTGKNTALPLA